DNA from Calditrichota bacterium:
AGCCTAACCCCCGGAGGCGCGATGGCTGCGACCTACGTCACAGACGGGATCGGAATCCCGCCCTACGCAATGCACCTTGAGGCCTTCCCCAACCCGTTCAATTCCACCGCAATGGTCCGCTTCGAACTTCCGGTGGCAGGGGATGTCCGGGCATTTCTCTTCGATGTAAGTGGTCGTCAGGTCGCCCTGATCAACGGTCGCTCATACGCGGCAGGGATGCATCAGATTCCGGTGGACGGCTGTTTGCTGCCTTCGGGTCTCTACCATGTGCGACTCGAGTTCGGCGGTCGGATCGTTACCCGCAGCCTAGTTCTTATCCGCTGACTATTCGCCACAAGAATGGGGGGGCGCTCTCCGCGCGAGGGCGCCCCTACTGTGCTCTCAATCCTTTCATTCCCGAGGTCCCCAATGAGAATCACTTCCTATATATTCCTAGCAATGTGCCTGAGTGGCGTGCTGTGCATTCCGGTCGCCGCCCAGCTGAGTCCTCCCGCTATCGAATGGACTCTTGTATGGCCGGATTCAGCAGTGCGCGACGAAGCCTTTGTT
Protein-coding regions in this window:
- a CDS encoding T9SS type A sorting domain-containing protein, with amino-acid sequence MAATYVTDGIGIPPYAMHLEAFPNPFNSTAMVRFELPVAGDVRAFLFDVSGRQVALINGRSYAAGMHQIPVDGCLLPSGLYHVRLEFGGRIVTRSLVLIR